The Candidatus Methanoperedens sp. genomic interval CGCCAGAATCATGAGGAGCAGGGCATACCTTTTATCTGTTCCGAAAACAATCGGCACTGGACCGATTAAAATCACGCCTCCGCCTTTTATCTTTTCTTCTGTGGGTTCTTGACCTCCCTCCTCCAAACTGGCGCTTTCCCTGGCAGAACGCATTATACCAAAAACCACTAAAAAAAATCCCAGTATTATCAGTACCATTCCTGCTGTGATCAGAAGAGCCCAGTCAGGCATTTTTCCTCCTGAGAATAAAATACGCAATCATAAGCAGCAAGCCTATGACCATCGCAATTAACATCATCAAGGGTGATGTGCCGAATGCGATTGGTACCGGACCTATCATGACAAGTCCTCCGAAAGAGATATTCTGCGCTGATAATATCGTCCCGATTAGAATAAGCGCAGAACCTATGAGTACAAGGTAAATCCCGAATTTGATTGTATCCGTCATAGACTCTTTGTTTTTGCAATATCGCTTTCGATATCCTCTACTTCATGTACAAAAGTTTCGGCTATCTCGCTGGCAAAAGTTTTCCAGTCCTTTATCCCAAAGTCCAGAAGTGCGGCAGTCTTAACATCTTCGGGTGTCCCTCGTGTGATGAGGTTTATCCCGCAGTGTATTTTCTCACTCGATACGCCGGCGCTGGCAATACTCACTGTGAGCTTTCTCCCATCGATAAAAAGGTCATCACCGTTTCTGGTTGCTTTTATTCCATGCCTCTCAAGTGCATCCTTGATACAAACTATGAGAAGGCGCTGCATGTAATAAGCAAGGCGCATACTTGCAGGTGAATCGAACCTCTCCACGATAATATGGATTAAATCATCGCCCCGAATGGTTTTTTTTGCTTTCCGGTCTTCAAGGTCCTTCATGTTATCAGGCGTCACATCCATCGGTCCATGGAAAACCACGATGGAGTCACCCTTTATTCCCATGCTGTACGCCCAGAGCGGAGCTATCTGCGAGCCGTCGTATTTTATCGGGTTGGGGAGAAGCTTGGAGATCATACTAATTGCTTTATTTACTCCTCACTCACTCGCTGCTTTCACAAATGCCAGAAAAGGAGGCGAGGGCTTCCCGGGTCGGGATCTGAACTCGGGGTGGAACTGCGAGCTAAAGAAGAACTTATGCCCCGGTATCTCAGCAATCTCCATCCTGCGGTCGCTCCTGCCTGTGAATTTCATGCCTTTTGCCTCTATCTGCGATATATACTTGGGGTTTACCTCATACCTGTGCCTGTGACGTTCGATGAGTCGATCGCCATACATTTTGTATGCGAGCGACCCTTCTGTCAGTACAGCCTCGCAGTTTCCAAGGCGCATCGTGCCTCCCATGTTTTTAATATTTTCCTGCTCAGGCAAAAGGTCAATCACGGGATGTTCAGTCCGTGCAAGCTCAGAGCTATTGGCATCCATCCATCCCACCATGTTGCGTGCAAACTCGATGACTGCAAGCTGCATCCCGAGGCACAAACCAAGATAGGGAACATTGTTTTCTCTCGCAAATTTTATCGCAAGTATCTTGCCTTCAGTCCCGCGCACCCCAAAACCTCCCGGCACAAGAATTCCCTTGTATTTTTTAAGCATCTCCACTGCATCGGGTCTCTTCTCAAACTCCTCTGCATCAAGCCAATCGATCCTGACCCTGCAGCCACACTCTATCCCGGCATGCTTGAGCGCTTCGTTTATGCTTATGTAGGAATCCCCAAGATGGGCGTATTTTCCAACAACAGCGACGCGTATCTCCTTCTCTATAGAAGCCATCTTTTTCATCAGGATATCCCATTCGTGGGATGTTTCCCCCGGAGTAAGCTTGAGCTTCTCCATCAGGTAGTCGGAAAGTCCCTCCTGTTCCATCATGGATGGGACGTAATAGATATCCTTTGCATCATGTGCGCTTACAACAGCATTCACCGGGACATCGCAGAATAGTGCGATTTTTGATTTGGTATCAGAAAGTAAAGCTTCCTTGCACCGCGCCACGATGGCATCGGGCTGGAGACCAAGGCTTCGAAGTTCCCTTACCGAATGCTGCGTGGGCTTTGTCTTCTGCTCACCCTGCGTGTCCAATGGTACCAACGTTACATGCACCAGAGCAATATCCTCCCGTGTTTCATCGCTGTGCATCTGGCGCACCGCTTCAAGGAAAGGCATGCTCTCTATATCTCCGACTGTGCCGCCTATTTCTATGATGCATATATCTGCGCTGCTTTTTTTAGCCACTTTCCTTATACGTTCTTTTATCTCGTTTGTTATGTGGGGAATAATCTGCACAGTCTTTCCGAGATAATCCCCACGCCTCTCTTTTTCTATAACTGTCTGGTACACCTGTCCTGTGGTGATGTTGTTCTCGCGCGTGAGTTCGATGTCGAGAAAGCGTTCATAGTTGCCAAGGTCAAGGTCGACCTCGCCCCCGTCCTTCAGTACAAAAACCTCGCCGTGCTGGTAGGGGCTCATGGTACCTGCATCGATATTGATGTAAGGGTCTATCTTGATAGCGGTTACATTGAAGCCCTTGTTTTTGAGAATTCTGCCGATGGAAGCTGCTGTTATCCCTTTCCCAAGCCCGCTCATCACACCGCCTGTGACTATGATGTACTTCATGACCACTTTTTAGGAAAGCATTTGGCATATAGTTAATGGATTGCAGGATACAGATTCAAGCAAAGCAAACTTTTATATCCATACCTGCTTACATTTAGCCGGTGATCCAAATGAAAGTATATATCTGCGAAAAAAGCTGCTGTCCTGCAGTCGAAATCCTTGGAGATGTGGTATTGATCGGAGAAGCCGCAAATACCGTGAGGTTAAAGAAGAATGAGTGGAACAGGCTGGTTGAGAAAATAAAATCAGGAGAGCTTGGCCTTATTTAAATCCCTTTTTACCCACAAGGGGCACGAACACAACGCCCCCTTTTGCCTCCTTTTTCAATCCATTGGTTTTTGTCACAAGATAAAGTTCCTGGAAATGCCTGCCCACAGGGATAATGAGTTTTCCCCCGACCCTGAGCTGGTCGGTCAATGTGTCAAGAATCTCAGGTGAGGCGCATGCAACGCTGATCCTGTCGTAGGGCGCAAAACCTGGCAATCCAAGGGAGCCGTCCTCCACAAGTACGGTGACGTTGGTAATGCCCGCTTTTTTCAGGTTATCCCTGGCAAATAAAGCCAGACCTTCTATCGTTTCAACTGCATACACATGCCCGCTTCCGGCAAGTACTGCCATCACTGCAGCATGGTAGCCCGAACCGGCTCCTATCTCAAGGATTTTCATGCCATCCTGAATATCAAGGAGGTCGCACATTATAGCGACCATATGAGGGGCTGATATAGTCTGCCCCCATCCTATGGGTAATGGATAATCAACATACGCATTCCTCTTCTCCCTTTCAGGGACAAAGAGGTGTCTTGGGACTTTACGCATGGCATCAAGCACCCGTTCGCTTATACCGTGCAGCCGCAAATCCTCCATCAGGTTGTTGTTCTGGACTTCAAACTCCATACAGACTCCCGCTTTTTAATCACAACGCGCTCCCCAGCGCTTGAAATTCTTCTGGGTTCGCGGATTCCGGAGTCGGCGTAAATGCGCCTGATATCCTTTGCCTTAATTGCAACACCTTTTCTGCTTTTAAAGCCACCGCCCCTTATTTTTATCCTGATGATTTTTAATTCGCGATTGTTTACCCTGACTTTATCCCCGATCACAAATTCCCGCTCACCTGGCACCCGCATTTCTATGGATTCGGTTATTCTCCCGCGGCTTATTGCTATTTTCGCAACCACCTCATCAATCGCACGCGCCCAGATGGTGTTTATGTCTTCTGCCTCAGCGCTATCTTTCCTTTTATCCCCGACCTCAAGAGAAGCAACCTGCACAAGAGTGGCTTCCCCGGTTTCCTCGTCGTCTATAACGAGTTCGTCACCCTTCCTTATTATACCTGAAAGCATGGCACTTGCATGAATTGCTTTTTCTCCCCTGCTCACGATCACCCTCACCAGCATTTTTTTAGGCTTTTTCTCTCTGTGAACCGATCCGCACTCCTCGCACTGCAAAAGTATATCCCTTCCGCCTTTCAGAATAATATGGGGTACAGGTGTAAGCGGCGAGCATGAAGGACATGCTGCCTCGATTTTTTCCATATCACAAAATTGGAGGCTCTCTACATATAAATATCTAATAGAGTTACAAATATAAGGTCAGGTAAGATAATTTTAAATAGAAAGATAACCTACAAAGACTAACCGGAGGTAATGGTATGAGGCTGAGCAAACAAACTTTAATTTTTGCAACAATTGTACCCCTGATATTTGGAGTAGTAATTCTCTGGAATTTCATGGATGCAATAAATATATTAAAGCCGCTTGATCAATCCACAGCGCTGGTATACAGCCAGGTGGTTGTTATCGGTATTTTTTCATTCTTGGCTCTTGCAGTGTACTGGTGCGTAATGATGTACCTGATATATCTGCTCCAGGAGAACTTGCAAATACTGGATGCAAATCTTGATAAGGCAGCAGATATCGGTGCCAAGCACCTTACAGAATCAAAGAACCTGCTGAATCAGGTTATAGCCATTCTGAAAAGATATGAATCAAGCCAGTAATATGCCAAAAGCATATTACTAATTTTTTTTATTTTTATTTTACACCACTAATTTTTTAGCATACCCTATAAGCCCGCCGGCATCGACTATACCGCGCACGAAGTCGGGAAGCGGCGTTGCCTTGTAAGTCTGGCCCTTTGTGGTATTGGTGATTATGCCGGACTTAAAATCGACTTCTACGTGGTCTCCTTCCTCTATCTTATCCGTATCTGCGCACTCAAGCAGTGGAAGTCCGATGTTTATGGCGTTCCTGAAAAAGATGCGCGCAAAGGAGCTTGCGATGATGCATTGTACCTTCGCTCCCCGAAGCGCGAGAGGCGCATGTTCGCGCGATGAGCCGCACCCGAAATTGAAGCCTCCTACTACGATATCCCCTTCTTTCACGCCGCGGGCAAATTCAGGGCGCACGCCCTCAAAAGCGTGTTTTGCAAGCTCTTCGGGTTTATTGATGGTGAGGTACTTGCCCGGGATTATTGCATCGGTGTCTATGTCATCCCCGAATTTCCAGACGTTTGCGGGGAGTTTAAGGTCTTTTTCAAGGTCAACTGTGAGTTTCTGCTTCATGAAGGGCTGAATTGGCTGGAAAGGTAATAAGATTTATTAATTATACTCTCTCCACGTCTTCCCGCACTTCGTGCACCTGAAAAACCTCACCTCGCTCTCATCAGCCGAGCGAAGCTGCCTGAGCCACCAGTAAGCTGTATCGTTTCCGCAGTCCTCGCATCTAACTCTGGTCGTGGGCATCCCCATCTCGCGTCCCTCCAGGACAGTTACCTCGCGCTCATCCCGTTTGGTCTTTGAGACAAAACCTCCTTTTATCTCTTGTTCATGCCCACATTTCCTGCACTTATAGACATTTTTAGCGGGCATCATCATGCTCTTGCATTTAGGACAAAATTCCATTGATATCACTCTTGGCGTTCTCTATGATTTTATTATGGTCAAATGCCAGTTCGGGTATTTCATTCAAACCGAAAAGCCCTGTCTCTTTAGCATCCGAACCTGCTTTAAGTTTTCCCCTGCCTTTTGCAAGATAACATATTGAAACAGTATGACCTCTGGGGTCGCGCAAAGGTTCCGAGTACACGCCAAGAAGCTTGATTATTTCTATATCAAGCCCTGTCTCCTCCTTTGCCTCACGAACAGCAGCCTCTTCAACAGTTTCTCCCACTTCAACAAACCCGCCGGGAAGCGCAAAACGATCCTTAAAAGGCGGGTTTTTGCGCCTGATAAGCACGATTTTCCCATCGTATATAATAAGTGCATCCACAGTCAGCAATGGCGTTACAGGAACAAATCTGCTCCCTTCCGAGGCGCGATTCGGAATCTGCGGTTCCATTCTTATTTCCTCAATACTATCGTAAGTATATCGTTGTCGTACAGCACATGCTCAATACCTGCGCGCTGACCTTCATGCTTCGCAGACAAGCCCCAGACCTGCGCGTACCTGAACCTTTTTTTGAAATCGCGGTGAAGTTTGTCGCATATGTCGCCAACTGTGGAACCGTACCTCACTATCAGTGGTTCGTCCATGTCGGCGGGCTTGCCCTGGGGCTTCAGGTAAATCCTGATAAACCCTAATTTTTCATACAGTTTTTCTTTAAGCTCTTCGATATGCACCTTTTTATCAGCAGAAACCAAAAGCGCATCCGGGAATTTCTCTTTACATTCCCTGAGTGTGTATTCGTCCGCAAGATCGATTTTATTGATTACCACAACAGCAGGGATATATTTCCTGTTACCAAGGACAGCATCTATCAACTGGTCGATGGTGATATTCTCACGTATCAATACGTTGGCGTTGTGGATTCTGTACTCTCCAAGAATGGATTTTATGGTGTCCTCATCTAGACCCAGTTCAACAGTGCTGTTGATACCTACTCCACCCCTTGCTTTTTTCTTTATCGTGACATCCGGCGGTCTTGAATTGACGCGGATGCCCGCTTCATTTAATTCCTGGACGAGAACATCATAGTGTACGAGCTGGAAAACGTCGAGCAATATCACCGCAAGGTCAGCGTTCCGTATTACAGCGATGACCTCCTTGCCCCTGCCCCTGCCTGAGGCAGCCCCCCGTACAAGTCCAGGCACGTCCAGTATCTGGATTGTGGCTCCCTTGTATTCCATCGCCCCCGGCACCACGTCAGTTGTGGTAAATTCATAGGCTGCAACCGCAGATTCTGTACCTGTGAGACTGTTCAGGAGTGTACTTTTGCCTACCGACGGGAATCCCACGAGAACAACGGACGCATCGCCGGATTTCTTCACCGAGAACCCCTCCCCGCCCGATTTTGACGACGCTCTTTTCTGTACCTCGTCCCTCAAACGGGCAATCTTGGATTTAAGGCGACCGAGGTGACCTTCGGTGGCTTTGTTGTATTTTGTTTTGGAGATTTCATCTCCGATTGCCTTTATTTCTTCTTCGATGGTCATCTGCTCTAATAGCTGTAATCAAGGCAAAAAGGATTTGGGTTATAAGAGCGTGCTTGAACCACAATGCAAGCATTACTCGATTATCTGGAATCCAAAACAGGCGAGACTGTAAAGAAACTGGACGAACTTGTACGCATTCCCACGCAGGTGCCACCGGGTGAGAACTATGAAAAAATTATGGACTTTGTAGCTTCCAGACTCAAAGACCTTGATTTTGAGGTTGAGATTATTCACATGCCCAGGGAATTATTTGAGAAGAAAAATCCCAGGCTTTCGCATCTTCAGGGAATGAGGGTTAATTTATGTGCTACAAAAAATGTGAGTGCACAGAAGACGCTTCTGATCAACACCCATCTTGACGTTGTCCCTGCAAGTGCCAACTGGAGTGTGCCGCCGTTTGAAGTCACGACCAAGGATGGGCGCCTCTTGGGGAGAGGCGTAGCAGATTCAAAAGGAGGTGTTGCCGCGCTTTTAACTGTACTCTCAGCTATGCGAGAACTAAAACTAAAACCAAAGTACAACCTGACCATCGCCCTGACGACGGATGAGGAGATGGGGCCCTATTCCGGTCTTTGCCACCTTGCAGACCTCGGAAAACTCAAGGCTGATTATTTTTTAAGTATGGACGGAGACAGCGATGATATCACAATAGCTTCCAATGGCAATGTGGACTGGCAGATAGATGTATTTGGGAAATCATACCACAGCGGGAGCAGTTTTCTTGGCGTGAATGCCATAGAGAAATCAGTTCCTGTGATGAATGAACTGCTTGAATTGAAGGCAAAGGTTGAGAAAAGACGCTCAACAGTGCCGGCAAGTGTTGCGATTTCCCGGAAAACCGGGATTAAAACGCTCATGCCCGTTCTCAATATAACAGTGATCAACGCAGGTGTAAAACAGAACATCATACCCGAT includes:
- a CDS encoding NUDIX hydrolase, with the protein product MEPQIPNRASEGSRFVPVTPLLTVDALIIYDGKIVLIRRKNPPFKDRFALPGGFVEVGETVEEAAVREAKEETGLDIEIIKLLGVYSEPLRDPRGHTVSICYLAKGRGKLKAGSDAKETGLFGLNEIPELAFDHNKIIENAKSDINGILS
- a CDS encoding ArgE/DapE family deacylase; amino-acid sequence: MQALLDYLESKTGETVKKLDELVRIPTQVPPGENYEKIMDFVASRLKDLDFEVEIIHMPRELFEKKNPRLSHLQGMRVNLCATKNVSAQKTLLINTHLDVVPASANWSVPPFEVTTKDGRLLGRGVADSKGGVAALLTVLSAMRELKLKPKYNLTIALTTDEEMGPYSGLCHLADLGKLKADYFLSMDGDSDDITIASNGNVDWQIDVFGKSYHSGSSFLGVNAIEKSVPVMNELLELKAKVEKRRSTVPASVAISRKTGIKTLMPVLNITVINAGVKQNIIPDRCTMKGDRRYIPEEKFQDVCRELNAAITRVKEKHPDIDLKLRCDDIYAPMLTDRNHPWVTEVARVAEEVAGREVRLAGAQGSLDVAYAVKVTGLPACCFGLGRRTESNAHAEDENILIEDLVMYTKFLARLMCGKFQE
- a CDS encoding HVO_0476 family zinc finger protein, which codes for MEKIEAACPSCSPLTPVPHIILKGGRDILLQCEECGSVHREKKPKKMLVRVIVSRGEKAIHASAMLSGIIRKGDELVIDDEETGEATLVQVASLEVGDKRKDSAEAEDINTIWARAIDEVVAKIAISRGRITESIEMRVPGEREFVIGDKVRVNNRELKIIRIKIRGGGFKSRKGVAIKAKDIRRIYADSGIREPRRISSAGERVVIKKRESVWSLKSRTTT
- a CDS encoding DUF366 family protein; translated protein: MISKLLPNPIKYDGSQIAPLWAYSMGIKGDSIVVFHGPMDVTPDNMKDLEDRKAKKTIRGDDLIHIIVERFDSPASMRLAYYMQRLLIVCIKDALERHGIKATRNGDDLFIDGRKLTVSIASAGVSSEKIHCGINLITRGTPEDVKTAALLDFGIKDWKTFASEIAETFVHEVEDIESDIAKTKSL
- a CDS encoding 3-isopropylmalate dehydratase small subunit, coding for MKQKLTVDLEKDLKLPANVWKFGDDIDTDAIIPGKYLTINKPEELAKHAFEGVRPEFARGVKEGDIVVGGFNFGCGSSREHAPLALRGAKVQCIIASSFARIFFRNAINIGLPLLECADTDKIEEGDHVEVDFKSGIITNTTKGQTYKATPLPDFVRGIVDAGGLIGYAKKLVV
- the pyrG gene encoding CTP synthase (glutamine hydrolyzing), which produces MKYIIVTGGVMSGLGKGITAASIGRILKNKGFNVTAIKIDPYINIDAGTMSPYQHGEVFVLKDGGEVDLDLGNYERFLDIELTRENNITTGQVYQTVIEKERRGDYLGKTVQIIPHITNEIKERIRKVAKKSSADICIIEIGGTVGDIESMPFLEAVRQMHSDETREDIALVHVTLVPLDTQGEQKTKPTQHSVRELRSLGLQPDAIVARCKEALLSDTKSKIALFCDVPVNAVVSAHDAKDIYYVPSMMEQEGLSDYLMEKLKLTPGETSHEWDILMKKMASIEKEIRVAVVGKYAHLGDSYISINEALKHAGIECGCRVRIDWLDAEEFEKRPDAVEMLKKYKGILVPGGFGVRGTEGKILAIKFARENNVPYLGLCLGMQLAVIEFARNMVGWMDANSSELARTEHPVIDLLPEQENIKNMGGTMRLGNCEAVLTEGSLAYKMYGDRLIERHRHRYEVNPKYISQIEAKGMKFTGRSDRRMEIAEIPGHKFFFSSQFHPEFRSRPGKPSPPFLAFVKAASE
- a CDS encoding TIGR00304 family protein is translated as MPDWALLITAGMVLIILGFFLVVFGIMRSARESASLEEGGQEPTEEKIKGGGVILIGPVPIVFGTDKRYALLLMILAIVLMLLAVLFLKWQTLRH
- a CDS encoding protein-L-isoaspartate(D-aspartate) O-methyltransferase, which gives rise to MEFEVQNNNLMEDLRLHGISERVLDAMRKVPRHLFVPEREKRNAYVDYPLPIGWGQTISAPHMVAIMCDLLDIQDGMKILEIGAGSGYHAAVMAVLAGSGHVYAVETIEGLALFARDNLKKAGITNVTVLVEDGSLGLPGFAPYDRISVACASPEILDTLTDQLRVGGKLIIPVGRHFQELYLVTKTNGLKKEAKGGVVFVPLVGKKGFK
- a CDS encoding DUF131 domain-containing protein, with translation MTDTIKFGIYLVLIGSALILIGTILSAQNISFGGLVMIGPVPIAFGTSPLMMLIAMVIGLLLMIAYFILRRKNA
- a CDS encoding transcription factor S, which produces MEFCPKCKSMMMPAKNVYKCRKCGHEQEIKGGFVSKTKRDEREVTVLEGREMGMPTTRVRCEDCGNDTAYWWLRQLRSADESEVRFFRCTKCGKTWREYN
- a CDS encoding GTP-binding protein; translation: MTIEEEIKAIGDEISKTKYNKATEGHLGRLKSKIARLRDEVQKRASSKSGGEGFSVKKSGDASVVLVGFPSVGKSTLLNSLTGTESAVAAYEFTTTDVVPGAMEYKGATIQILDVPGLVRGAASGRGRGKEVIAVIRNADLAVILLDVFQLVHYDVLVQELNEAGIRVNSRPPDVTIKKKARGGVGINSTVELGLDEDTIKSILGEYRIHNANVLIRENITIDQLIDAVLGNRKYIPAVVVINKIDLADEYTLRECKEKFPDALLVSADKKVHIEELKEKLYEKLGFIRIYLKPQGKPADMDEPLIVRYGSTVGDICDKLHRDFKKRFRYAQVWGLSAKHEGQRAGIEHVLYDNDILTIVLRK